The Victivallis sp. Marseille-Q1083 DNA window AGATGACTTCGGCAATTTTGGCGAACGACGCTTTATAGGTCTTGCGGATTTTACGGCTCAGGATGATGACCGGCAGGATCACCATCGGCATGCCGATCACCAGAATGATCAACAGCGTGTAATTGTCGTATTGGCGGCAGGCGACCAGGGTGGCGGCGACGCAGGCGAGGATTTCAATCGGACAGCGGGTCGCGTCGGCGATGACGCTGGAAACCGACGATTCGATCGCCGAAGTGTCGTTGGAACAGCGGCTGATCAAGTGGCCGATATCCATTTTGCCGTAGAAACGCAGCGATTGATTGAGCAGACTGCGGAACACTTCGTTGCGCAAATCGGCCACCACCCGGGCGCCGACCCAGCGGGTATAATAACGGTTGATATAGGTGGCCAGGTTTTTCAGCGTCCAGGCCAGCACGAATCCGACCATATACAGCGCGAACAACTGCCAGGCGATCCGGTCGTCGGCCCCCTTGACCGGCAGCGAGAACTCAATCGGCCAGGTGACGTGAATGCTGTAGCCTTCCACTTTCAGCGGCAGATAATAACGCTCCGCCGCCTTTTCCAGTTGCTTGAGCATTTTGGCCAGTTGCGGGTCGTCCTCCGGCGGCGCCAGGATGTTTTCCACCAGTTGGATGCGCTCCGCCTGGTTGCGGTTTGGATTCTGCTCCAGTTGCCGGCAGATCTCTTCGGCGGTTGCGGCGGAAACCGTCACCGCCGGGTTATTCTGCGGCTGCTGGGAGTCGAAAACCTGCGTCAACTGCGGCAGCAGCATGATGGCCAGGAACAGCGAGCCGCCGACCAGCAAACCGGCGGTGACGCCGATGATCAGCCGCCAGCGGTAAGGCTTGGCATAATTCAGCAGGCGGAAATAGCTTTGGCGCTTGAATTCCCGCTCATTTTCTTGATTTTTTCCCATGGGCGATCAACCGAGAATCTGCTCGGCTGCCGAAACCAGATAAGCGCGCTGCTCATGGCTGGACTCCGCATAGATCGGCAGCGCCAGAATATCCTGCGAAACCGCTTCGCTGACCGGATAATCACCGGTTTTGCCGCCCAGCGACCGGAAACAATCCTGCAGATGCAGCGACAGCGGATAGTAGATCGCACAACCGATGCCGCGCTCCTGCAAACCGGCTTTCAATTCGTCGCGCCGTCCGTCGGCGACCCGGATGCAGAACTGGTTGTAAATATGGCGAACCGGGTAGGGGGCTTCCTGCGGCAACGCGATTCGATCGCCGATTTTGGAGGCGGCGAACAGTTGCCGGTAATCGGCGGCGTTATGCTGGCGTCCGGCGGTCCAGCTGTCGAGATGTTTCAACTTGATCGACAGAACCGCCGCCTGCAATGCGTCGAGCCGGAAATTACCGCCGACATATTGATGAATATAGGTGCCGCTCTGGCCGTGGTTGCGGAAGATCTTCAGCAATTTCGCTTTCGCTTCGTCGTTGGTGGTCACCAGCCCGCCGTCGCCGAAACAGCCGAGATTTTTGCTCGGGAAGAACGAAAAACAGCCGTAATCGCCGATACTGCCGGCCCGTCTGCCCTTGTATTCGGCGCCGATGGATTGGCAGGCGTCCTCGATGACGATGAGATTATGCCGGCGGGCCAATTCCATAATCGGATCCATATCGGCGCATTGGCCGAACAGGTGAACCGGGAGGATTGCTTTGGTTTTCGGCGTGATTTTGGCGGCGATCGCTTCCGGCGCAATGTTGAAGGTCACCGGATCGATATCCGCGAAGACCGGCGTGGCGCCGACCCGGGCGATGGCGCCGACGGTGGCGAAGAAGGTGAACGGGGAAGTGATGACCTCGTCGCCCGGTCCGATTTTTTCGACCATCAAGGCGATGATCAGCGCGTCCGAGCCGGACGTGACGCCGCAGGCGTACGGCGTACCGCAATATCTGGCGGCTTCCGCTTCGAACTGTTCCACCTTGGGACCGAGAATAAAACGCTGCGATTCGCAGATATCGGTAATTTCGGCGAGGACTTCATCTTTGATCGTCCGGTATTGCATCTGTAAATCCAACAGAGGAACCTGCATGCTATGGTACTCCTTCCATAAATATTTCAAAATTCGGCAGAAAAACATCCGCCCATTAACATACCACCACTTGGAACGTATTTCATCCGGTGATTATGTTTTTTTTACTTTTTTCTATGTTGATCCGGCTGAAAATAAACTTTGCTCAATGTATATTATGGAATGACTGTGGAATCGAAAGCAAATGTTGGGCAATTGGGAAAGGGACGACGTGAAAGTCGGAGAGCGTTTTAAAGCGGAAGTGCAGGAAGTGGTGTTCGGCGGAGCGGGGCTGGTTCGGCTGGGCGCGCTGGTGGTGTTCGTCGAAGGGGTGGCGCCGCATGAAGTGATCCTGGGCGAAATCACCCAGCTCAAAAGCGATTACTGCCGCGCCAAGGTGATCGAATTTCTGACGAAGAGCCCGCGGCGGGTCGAGCCGCTCTGCCGCTATTTCGGCCGTTGCCCCGGCTGCAGCTATCAGCATCTCGACTATTCGCTGGAGTGCGAAATCAAGCAGGAGCAGTTGCGTCATCAACTGCAGGGCGTTCTGGCCGCGCCGGGGAATGAAACGGTGCTGCAAACGCCGATTGGTCCGGCCGACCCCTATCATTACCGCAACAAAATCGTCCTGCACGTGCAGAAACGCGGCGGGGAGACGCTGCTCGGCTATTTCGGGCGAGATAACACGACGGTGATCGACATCGAATCCTGCCCGCTGGCCGCTCCGGCCATCGATGAAAAGCTGCGGGAACTGCGTGCCGATCGCGGTTTTTTCCATACCTTGCACGATCGCATGAGTTTGACTTTGCGCCATACCGCCTGGAATGGGGCGCTTTACTGGCGCAATCAGCCGCCGGGACGTTTGAGTTGGCTGAAAGAGTCTTTGGAAGCCGGCACTTTTGCGGTGCCGGCCGGCAGTTTTTTTCAGGTCAATCCGGCCGGCGGCCAGGCGTTGCTGCGCGAGGTTTCGAGCTGGCTGAAGCGGCTCCGGGTGCCGCAACTGATTGATGCTTATTGCGGGGCGGGCGTTTTCACGGTGACGGCGGCGCTGGCCGGCGTGCCGGAGGTGATCGGCGTGGAGCTGGATGCGGCGGCGGTCGCGGCGGCGGAATACAATTTGAAACAATTTCAGTGTGCCAATGGCCGGGTGATTGCCGGGGATGCCGGAACATGGTTGCCGGAACTGCTGAAGCAGGCGCCGGCCGGCGCCGTGCTGCTCGTCGACCCGCCGCGGACCGGCCTGGCGGCCCGGGCGGTCCAGGCGGTGATGGACAGTTCGCTGCGCGGCTTGCTTTACATATCCTGCAATCCGGCGACGCTGTATCGCGACCTGCGTAAATTGACATCGGCCGGTTTCCGGCTGCGCACGGTGCGGCTGATCGACATGTTTCCGCGCAGCGCCCATTTTGAAGTATTGACTTTTTTAAGCCGCGAATAGACGGGAGAACGGACGAAGATGACGGAATTTGATTGGCAGAAAGGACATCGGCAGCGATTGCGCGAGCGGTTCAAACGCACCGGCTTTGTCGGTATGCACGACTATGAGAAACTGGAACTGCTGCTGACCTATGCGATCCCGCGCCGGGATGTCAAGCCGGTTGCCAAGGCGCTGCTGCTGAAATTCGAGTCATTGCCCGGCGTGCTGGATGCCACGCTGGAGGAGCTTTGCCAGGTGCCGTGGGTGGGGGAGAACGTCGCGCTGTTTCTCAAATGCCAGCGGGAGCTCTGCTGCGCTTATCTGGAACAGCGGATGCGCAGCGTCGATGTGCTGGCCACGCCGGAAGCCGCCGCCGATTTTGCCCGGATGAAACTGGGCGCCAACCGGCATGAAACCTTCATGGTCATTTACTTGAATCCGCAGGCGCACGTCATCGATTTCGCCTGTATCGAAGGCGCGGTGGACCGGGCGGCGGTCTATCCGCGCAATATCGTCGAAGAGTGTCTGCGTCTCAAAGCGGTTTCGGTGATCCTGATTCACAACCATCCCAGCGGCGTTTGCCTGCCGTCCAACGAGGACATCGCGGTGACCAGGGCGGTGGAAAAAACCTTGAATGCGATGAACATCCGCCTGATCGACCACCTGATCGTCAGTCCGGCAAGTTTGCGCAGCATGGCGCGTGACGGGTTGCTGTCATCATGAATGAAGAGGAAGCGAAACCGGCGGCAATGGTGTTGTCGCCGCTGGAAACCGGCAATATCATCGTTTATGCGCGCCGGCTGGAGACGCTGCTGCGGGAGCTGGGTGCTTCGCCGGAAGCCGGCGGGCTGCATACCGCCACCGATGAATTGCAGCATAAGCTGCCGGCTGAAACGGTGAGCCGGCTGCATTATATCGCTTCGATCCGCAACAAGGCGGCCCATGGCGACGGCTTGATTGAAAATTTGAACTATCCGGAATTCGAGGCGACCTGCCGGCAGGTGCTGGAAACTTTGCAGCATCTGAAAGAGGGCGGCCGCCCGGCGGAGCCGAAGAAAAAAAATACGGCGCGGAAAGCGGCTCCCCGGGCGGATGATGAAGCCGTTCCGGAGCTGTTCAGCGAGGAGTATCGCAAACTCAATAAAATTCTGGGGATTTGTGCCTGTATTCCGGTGGTCAATTGTCTTTATTTCCTGGTCATGCTGCTGCGCGGCCTGTTTGCGGCGCGGTTGGCGATCGTTTTGTTGACGTTTTATACGCTGGCATTGCCGATCATCATCGACGGGTACCAGAAAAATAATCAACTGGTCTGGGGGGCGGGGGCACTGCTGATGCTGCTGGTTTACGTCGGCGGCATCGTTTCCGGTGAACTGTTGCGCCGGGACGGCTGCCGGGTGTCGCGCGTTCTTTACTGGCTGCCGGGCATCGACCTGATTTATTTCATCGTTTTATTGCTGTTGACGATCGAATGGCGGTTGCTGATCAGCGGGGCGGTGCCGCTCGGCATTACCGTCGGCGCCGGTTATGCTTTTCGGGCCGGCTGGGAAGCGGTCGGTTATATTGCCTTATCGCTGGCTTATTTGATGAGCCTGTTGTCGCTCTGGTTCGACCAGCGTCATCTGCTCTGGCCGGAGGAGGAAGTCTCGGAATAACCGGAAATCTCCGGGCGTGAAAACGGAGATTTCCGGGGGGGGAATTTTATTTTTTCAACCGGGCGGCCAGTCCTTCGCAATACTGCCGGAGGCCGAGCACATCGCAGCCGATGTTGACCAGCCGATACCCCATCCGGCTGTATTCCGCGAACGATTCCGGGCTGCCGGTGGTGCCGGCCAGTTTGCCGTGCCGGGTGGCGCATGCGGCGATTTTCTGACGGGCGGCATTGACTTCCGGGTGCGCCAACTGGCCGGGAACGCCCAGGGCATGGCTGTAATCGCCGGGGCCGAAAAAAATCATGTCGATGCCCGGCGTGGCGCAGATGTCGTCCAGCTCCGCCATCGGTTCGGGATCTTCGATCTGGATGATCACCATCCGGTTGGCATTGGCCGATTGCGTGTATTCTTCAGTCGGCAGCAGGCCGAAGCCGCCGTCGGCGTTGCCGCCGTCCAGCGGCCGCCGGCCGATCGGATGAAACTTGGTCTGCCGGGCGATGCGGGCGGCTTCGGCGGCGCTCATGACGTGCGGCACCATGATGCCGGCGGCATCCATTTCTAGCGGCAGCACCAGATCGCTGTAGGAACCGCGTTTGACCCGGACGATCAAATCCATATCGCAGGCTTGAGCCGCCAGCACCTGTTGTTCGATTGCCGCTGTGCCGTTGGGCGTGTGTTCCATATCGCTCCACAGGCAGTCGAATAATTTCAGTTGGCCGATCTGTTGGACGATCCGGCCGCCTTCGAGGTTGAATTTGAAACAGCTGATTGTTTCTCCGGCCCGCATCCGTTTCAATGCCCGACACTCTTTGGATACCATGATGTAAAATTCCTTAAAAAAATGAATGGTTTCGGAAATGGTTCCGGTTGGGATTTCCCTACATAGTATAGCAAAGGATGATCAATTTGGCTACGATAGAGAAAAGCTTTTGATTGCAGAAATATGCACTTTTTTCCGAAACGGTTTGATTTGTTTTTTTTGCGATCGATTCATTTGCTTATTGCCCTTTGGCCGGTTATTGTTAAGAAAGTGATCAGGAGGAACCGGTAGTGGATTGGTATGAGATTGTTTTTTTACTGCTGCTGTGTCTGGTGATTGCCGGAGGTGTTTGGTATGTTTCCTGGCGCCGGAAGCGGCGGCGCACCTGGCTGATGCAGCATCAGATTACGCCGAGCCAGGTGAAAATTCTGCACCGGCTGCCGTTGTATCGGCGTTTGCCGCATCAATTGCGCCGGGAGCTGCGCGGGCGGCTGGCGATTTTTCTCGATGAAAAGGTTTTCGAAGGGTGCGGCGGACTGAAAGTGACTGAAGAGATGCAGGTGATGATCGGCGCGATGGGTTGTCTGCTTCTGTTGGGCAAGGAGCTCGACGACTATCCGGATCTGGACTCCATCTTGATCTATCCGAATGCTTATGTCGTGCCGGTGAAGCCGGCGCTGTTCAACAACGAAGTGCATTTGCGTGCCGAAAGTGTCCGCCTGGGGGAATCCTGGCTGCACGGCAGTTTGGTGCTGGCCTGGTCGCAGGTCCGTTCGGAATGCCTGAACCCGCACACCAGGAGCAATGTGGTGCTGCATGAATTTGCCCATCAACTGGATCAGCTCAACGGTCCGGCCGACGGCATTCCGCCGCTGCCGGACGGTAAAACGATTTTTCTGGAATGGCGGACCTTGATGAAAGCGGAATATGACCAGCTGGTGGCCGAGGCGCGGCACGCGGTGCCGGACGTGCTTGACTGGTATGGCGCGACCAATGCGGCGGAATTTTTCGCGGTGACGACGGAGAGTTTTTTCTGTTCACCGATCCGTTTGAAGGAAGTGCATCCGAATCTCTACGAGTTGTTCCGGGAGTTTTATCGAGTGGACCCGGCCGGCTTTGCGGCGGTTTGACCGCTCGGCAATATTTGGTCGGGAAAATTTCATTTTTTGTTGCAATTTAGAAAATAGTAATTATTATTAATAAGCAATACGTCTTTCTTTAAGGTTGTCAAGCAGGAGAATAAAAATGGCGGTTTACGTTTGTGAAGTTTGTCAGTTCGAATACGATGAAGTGGCGGAAGGCGTGGCGTTTGCCGATTTGCCGGCCGATTGGCAATGTCCGGTGTGCGGCGCCGAAAAAGAAGGCTACCACTTGAAAAGCGGAGCGGCCGCCACTTCGGAAGCCGTTTCAACAGCGGTGGATATGAGCAAATTCATGCGGTCCGGAGACGATCTGGAAAGCTATATGAGCGATATCAAGGCGATTGCCGAAAGCGGCAAATCGCTGGATGAGGCGATGCGGACCAGACTGCCGGTCATTTCGTGGGACGATATTTTGATCAAGGGCTGCCAGTTGTCCCGGTTGCCGCTGCTGCAGGAGGAGACGGTGGCGACCGAAACCGTCATCGGTCCGAACGCGAAACAACCGATGCGGCTGGAAACGCCGATCATCG harbors:
- a CDS encoding RadC family protein; amino-acid sequence: MTEFDWQKGHRQRLRERFKRTGFVGMHDYEKLELLLTYAIPRRDVKPVAKALLLKFESLPGVLDATLEELCQVPWVGENVALFLKCQRELCCAYLEQRMRSVDVLATPEAAADFARMKLGANRHETFMVIYLNPQAHVIDFACIEGAVDRAAVYPRNIVEECLRLKAVSVILIHNHPSGVCLPSNEDIAVTRAVEKTLNAMNIRLIDHLIVSPASLRSMARDGLLSS
- a CDS encoding HpcH/HpaI aldolase/citrate lyase family protein, producing the protein MVSKECRALKRMRAGETISCFKFNLEGGRIVQQIGQLKLFDCLWSDMEHTPNGTAAIEQQVLAAQACDMDLIVRVKRGSYSDLVLPLEMDAAGIMVPHVMSAAEAARIARQTKFHPIGRRPLDGGNADGGFGLLPTEEYTQSANANRMVIIQIEDPEPMAELDDICATPGIDMIFFGPGDYSHALGVPGQLAHPEVNAARQKIAACATRHGKLAGTTGSPESFAEYSRMGYRLVNIGCDVLGLRQYCEGLAARLKK
- a CDS encoding zinc-dependent peptidase; translation: MDWYEIVFLLLLCLVIAGGVWYVSWRRKRRRTWLMQHQITPSQVKILHRLPLYRRLPHQLRRELRGRLAIFLDEKVFEGCGGLKVTEEMQVMIGAMGCLLLLGKELDDYPDLDSILIYPNAYVVPVKPALFNNEVHLRAESVRLGESWLHGSLVLAWSQVRSECLNPHTRSNVVLHEFAHQLDQLNGPADGIPPLPDGKTIFLEWRTLMKAEYDQLVAEARHAVPDVLDWYGATNAAEFFAVTTESFFCSPIRLKEVHPNLYELFREFYRVDPAGFAAV
- a CDS encoding DegT/DnrJ/EryC1/StrS aminotransferase family protein; the encoded protein is MQVPLLDLQMQYRTIKDEVLAEITDICESQRFILGPKVEQFEAEAARYCGTPYACGVTSGSDALIIALMVEKIGPGDEVITSPFTFFATVGAIARVGATPVFADIDPVTFNIAPEAIAAKITPKTKAILPVHLFGQCADMDPIMELARRHNLIVIEDACQSIGAEYKGRRAGSIGDYGCFSFFPSKNLGCFGDGGLVTTNDEAKAKLLKIFRNHGQSGTYIHQYVGGNFRLDALQAAVLSIKLKHLDSWTAGRQHNAADYRQLFAASKIGDRIALPQEAPYPVRHIYNQFCIRVADGRRDELKAGLQERGIGCAIYYPLSLHLQDCFRSLGGKTGDYPVSEAVSQDILALPIYAESSHEQRAYLVSAAEQILG
- a CDS encoding class I SAM-dependent RNA methyltransferase; amino-acid sequence: MLGNWERDDVKVGERFKAEVQEVVFGGAGLVRLGALVVFVEGVAPHEVILGEITQLKSDYCRAKVIEFLTKSPRRVEPLCRYFGRCPGCSYQHLDYSLECEIKQEQLRHQLQGVLAAPGNETVLQTPIGPADPYHYRNKIVLHVQKRGGETLLGYFGRDNTTVIDIESCPLAAPAIDEKLRELRADRGFFHTLHDRMSLTLRHTAWNGALYWRNQPPGRLSWLKESLEAGTFAVPAGSFFQVNPAGGQALLREVSSWLKRLRVPQLIDAYCGAGVFTVTAALAGVPEVIGVELDAAAVAAAEYNLKQFQCANGRVIAGDAGTWLPELLKQAPAGAVLLVDPPRTGLAARAVQAVMDSSLRGLLYISCNPATLYRDLRKLTSAGFRLRTVRLIDMFPRSAHFEVLTFLSRE